One Vitis riparia cultivar Riparia Gloire de Montpellier isolate 1030 chromosome 4, EGFV_Vit.rip_1.0, whole genome shotgun sequence genomic window carries:
- the LOC117912156 gene encoding GDSL esterase/lipase At5g33370-like, with protein MPEVSLLTNPVVSNGSPMDKSSVFAGSWLALGLVLAWALVAPQAEARAFFVFGDSLVDSGNNDYLFTTARADSPPYGIDYPTGRPTGRFSNGLNIPDILSEQIGSEPTLPYLSPELTGERLLVGANFASAGIGILNDTGIQFLNIIRIWKQLKYFQQYQQRVSGLIGVEQTQRLVNQALVLITLGGNDFVNNYYLVPYSARSRQFSLPDYVRYLISEYRKVLIRLFELGARRVLVTATGPLGCVPAELAMRSRTGECAIELQRAAGLFNPQLFQMLDGLNNEIGSQVFIAANAFGMHMDFISNPQAYGFVTSKVACCGQGPYNGLGLCTVASSLCPNRNLYAFWDAFHPSERANRIIVQRILTGSTEYMYPMNLSTIMDLDSRI; from the exons ATGCCAGAGGTGTCTCTACTGACAAACCCAGTTGTTTCTAACGGTTCCCCCATGGACAAATCCTCAGTCTTTGCAGGTTCCTGGCTGGCTTTAGGGCTGGTGCTGGCATGGGCACTTGTTGCACCTCAAGCTGAGGCTAGGGCCTTCTTCGTTTTCGGTGACTCGCTTGTTGACAGCGGAAACAATGACTACTTGTTCACCACCGCCCGCGCTGATTCACCCCCTTATGGCATTGATTACCCTACTGGTCGTCCCACTGGACGTTTCTCCAATGGCCTTAACATTCCTGACATTCTCA GTGAGCAAATTGGGTCTGAACCAACTTTGCCATActtgagccctgagctcaccgGAGAAAGGCTACTCGTCGGTGCCAACTTTGCATCTGCAGGCATTGGGATCTTAAACGACACTGGAATTCAGTTT CTTAACATAATCCGAATATGGAAGCAGTTGAAGTACTTCCAACAATACCAGCAAAGGGTGAGTGGTCTGATTGGAGTGGAGCAGACTCAGCGACTAGTAAACCAGGCGCTGGTCCTCATCACCCTGGGGGGCAACGATTTCGTCAATAACTACTACTTGGTTCCCTACTCAGCCAGATCTCGCCAATTTTCTCTACCAGATTACGTCCGATACCTCATCTCTGAGTATCGAAAAGTTCTAATA AGGCTATTCGAGTTGGGAGCTCGCAGGGTTCTGGTGACGGCTACGGGACCATTGGGGTGTGTTCCGGCAGAGCTGGCCATGAGGAGCAGAACTGGAGAATGTGCCATCGAATTACAACGTGCGGCAGGCTTGTTCAACCCACAGCTTTTTCAAATGTTAGACGGGCTCAACAATGAAATCGGTTCACAAGTATTTATTGCTGCGAATGCATTTGGTATGCATATGGATTTCATCAGTAATCCTCAAGCTTATG GATTCGTTACATCTAAGGTAGCATGTTGTGGGCAAGGACCTTACAATGGGCTCGGACTTTGTACAGTGGCCTCTAGTTTGTGCCCAAACCGAAATTTATATGCATTTTGGGATGCATTCCACCCCTCAGAAAGGGCAAATAGAATCATCGTACAACGCATATTGACAGGATCAACCGAGTACATGTACCCCATGAACCTAAGCACCATCATGGACTTGGATTCAAGGATCTAA